The genome window CATAACAATGCAATTTCTACAATAAATACAATCCTCTCTCTTACATAATGCACAGCACATTTTGCCAAATAACTGCGCATCCGTATTTCCACATCGAAAGCATTTGTTTGATTCTATTGCTACTACTTCTCTTAATCCCTCATTACTCTCTATTTCACGTTCTTGATACAGTCTTCCCGGGAAGATGTCCATCTGTATTCACCTCCCCTTAGTTATACACTTTTTCTTTTTTTATTGCAGAAACGAAATACTTGTTTTCGACCGCATACTTATAAACAAAACAAGTATTTCTTTTAGACGAAAACGAGTATTTTTGCTATCCAAAACTACTGAAAAAACAAATTTAGTCTCCATGAAAAAATCTCCAGCTAAAAGCCGGAGATTTCTTTATTTTATTGACCAAGTTAATCCAAGCGCACCTTCACCCAAGTGAGTTCCAATGACTGGACCAAAATAACTTAATTCAAATGTTACTTCTGGGAATTTCGCTTCTAATTGTGCAAGCCATGCTTCACCTTTTGCTAGATCATTACCATGAATGACATAAGCTTTTTCTGCCGTTTTGTTTTGAACGGCTTTTTGAAGAATATCTTCAATTCGTTTCAATGCCTTTTTTTGCGTTCTAACCTTTTCAAACAGGACAATTTGTTTATCATTAAAATGAAGAATTGGTTTAATTTGAAGCAAGCTACCAACAAGGGCTTGTGCTCCATTCAAACGGCCGCCACGCTGTAAATTATTTAAATCATCCACCATAAAATAAGCATCTTGTGCCTGTTTTATTTTATCTAGTTTTTGGATAATCTGGTCCAATGGCTCGTTTGCCAAAGCCATTTCAGCTGCTTTAACTGCAAACATTCCTTGCGCCATACAAGAAAGCTCAGAATCATAAGCGACTACATTTAGCCCTTCAATCAGTTCTCCAGCTGAAGCCGCATTCTGAAACGTTCCACTAATACCACTTGATAGATGAATACTAATTACAGTATCAAAACCTTGTTCTTTCAGGTTTTCAAACAAGTGAATGAATTCTCCTGGGGCAGGTTGAGAGGAAGTTGGGAAATTCTCAGCTTCTTTTACTTTTCGATAAAAATCGGTTGCAGACAGTTCCTCACCTTCACGATAAGATTTCCCATCAATTATTACAGAAAGTGGCACGACATTGATTCGTAGCTGCTCTTTCACTTCGTCTGGCAAATAAGTTGTGCTGTCAGTAACCACTGCTATTTTTTCGTTCATATAGTCCCCCTGAGATTTCTTTAGCGAATGTATACCCAGCCGTGCTTGATTGCCGTTACCACCGCTTGAGTTCTATCATTCACTTTCATTTTTTGTAAAATACTACTTACATGGTTTTTTACTGTTTTTTCACTAATGAAAAGTGTCTCCCCAATTCCGCGGTTACTTTTTCCATCGGTAAGAAGTTGCAATACCTCGCACTCTCTATGCGTTAAGATGTGTAGTGGCATTTTGACTTCTGGTTGTTGGTAGCCATAAACACCTTGAGAAGTGTTAGTGCTTGCTAAATGGCGGTATTCACGAATTAATTTAATTGCTACACGTGGATGAATATACGCGCCTCCATTATCAACAATTTTTACAGCTTCTACAAGTTCATGAGCATCCATTTCTTTTAATAAATAGCCGACTGCTCCAGCTCTAAGTGCTTCTGTTACATATTCATCTGTATCATGAATAGTCAAGACGATTACTTTGATGCTAGGAAATTGACGTACTAGCATTTCAGTTGCATCTAGTCCGTTCACAGTTGGCATATTAATATCCATTAAAACAATATCTGGTTTATATTCGCGAACTTTTGCTACGATATTTTTACCATTTTCAGCTTCCGCTACGACCTCAAAAGAATCTTCCAACTCTAAAATTCGCTTGATACCTTCGCGAAACAACTGATGATCATCTACAATCATGATTTTGAGTGCCATAATGACTACTCCTCCTTCACTTATCTAATTTCACCAAGCCTCTTTGCAATCGAAAACATCATCCTTTTTAAGTAGCAAAACCGCTTAACCTTATAATCCCTGCCATAAAATTGGCAATTAAACATTTCTCTTTTAAGTACTATTTACTCAAACTTACCTATTTTCAACACAAACTATACCTTGATTATACTGCATAGCCCAAGAAAATTACTCCTATATGCCTATAAAATGTAATTGAAAACCAGTCTAAAGTAATAGTAGTTTTTATTATAACACGAATTTGCCGTCACTTCATCCACTGCACTTAGAAAAATATCTATACAATCGCTTTGCTTTCGGATAAAATAAAAGCAGACTAAATGCATCAACTTATGGAGGTTCCTTATGTTGGATCATTATTTAACCATCCATAGCGATGGAAAACACGAAATAATTATTGAAAAGTCCCGCTTTATCTGCCATATTAAGCGAGCTACAACAGAAACTGAAGCACAAACCTTTATTCAAGAAATCAAAAAAGAGCATCGTGATGCTACCCATAATTGTTCTGCTTATATTATAGGAGAAAATGACCAATATCAAAAAGCGCATGATGACGGAGAACCTAGTGGAACAGCTGGCGTTCCAATGCTAGAGATCTTAAAAAAGAAATCTTTAAAAAATGTCGCCGTTGTAGTTACTCGTTATTTTGGAGGAACAAAACTAGGTGCAGGCGGCCTAGTTCGCGCATATGGTAGTGCTGTTAGTGAGGCTATTCAAGCAATTGGTATTGTCGAATGCAAACTAGCCACTATTGTTGAATGCTCATTTGCTTACCCACTTTTAGGCAAGGTCGAAAATGCGCTTGAACTAAAAGCATATCAAATTGACAAAAAAGAGTTCACTGAAAAAGTAGTACTTCATATTTTTGTTGATAACGACGAACTGCAAGATTTTTTCAACTGGATCACCGAGATTTCAAATGGGCAACTGGAATATAAAGAAGGACCACAAAAATATAGAGAAAAGGATGTCACTTAGTATGTCCACAAACGTATTTATCCAATTACCAGATACTATTCTTACTAAACGAACTACATTAAAAAAAACCTCTATTGCAGATGCTACTACATTATTTGATATTTGGTCTGATG of Listeria monocytogenes contains these proteins:
- a CDS encoding DegV family protein, whose protein sequence is MNEKIAVVTDSTTYLPDEVKEQLRINVVPLSVIIDGKSYREGEELSATDFYRKVKEAENFPTSSQPAPGEFIHLFENLKEQGFDTVISIHLSSGISGTFQNAASAGELIEGLNVVAYDSELSCMAQGMFAVKAAEMALANEPLDQIIQKLDKIKQAQDAYFMVDDLNNLQRGGRLNGAQALVGSLLQIKPILHFNDKQIVLFEKVRTQKKALKRIEDILQKAVQNKTAEKAYVIHGNDLAKGEAWLAQLEAKFPEVTFELSYFGPVIGTHLGEGALGLTWSIK
- the degU gene encoding two-component system response regulator DegU gives rise to the protein MALKIMIVDDHQLFREGIKRILELEDSFEVVAEAENGKNIVAKVREYKPDIVLMDINMPTVNGLDATEMLVRQFPSIKVIVLTIHDTDEYVTEALRAGAVGYLLKEMDAHELVEAVKIVDNGGAYIHPRVAIKLIREYRHLASTNTSQGVYGYQQPEVKMPLHILTHRECEVLQLLTDGKSNRGIGETLFISEKTVKNHVSSILQKMKVNDRTQAVVTAIKHGWVYIR
- a CDS encoding YigZ family protein codes for the protein MLDHYLTIHSDGKHEIIIEKSRFICHIKRATTETEAQTFIQEIKKEHRDATHNCSAYIIGENDQYQKAHDDGEPSGTAGVPMLEILKKKSLKNVAVVVTRYFGGTKLGAGGLVRAYGSAVSEAIQAIGIVECKLATIVECSFAYPLLGKVENALELKAYQIDKKEFTEKVVLHIFVDNDELQDFFNWITEISNGQLEYKEGPQKYREKDVT